The genomic segment GGCAACCTCTTATCCGTACGCAGGGGCACCCGGATCCCGGGTCATCATCACGGATACTGGTGAGGGGCAACCAGTCGCAAAGATCGTCTTGCAAAACTTGCGCGTCCTCCAAGTCATCGCCGGGACGACGGTGGTCGGAGCGACGCCCGGTGAGCGCTCGCAAGCCGAAATCAGTGCGACTGCGAGCGCGACCCCGACGGCGGAAACCGAAACGACATTGCCGCCGGTCGACTTGCTCGTCGTCGAGGCTGACCCGAAGCAGGCAGAACTGATCACGTTCCTTCTCGATCAAAATGTCCGTTATCAAGTCCTCCTGCGTGCTCGGGGCGATACCACAGAGGTGACGACGGACGGCGTGACGTACGATCGATTGGTCACTGACTTCGGTCTTCCAGTTCCAGCGCCCGTGGAAGTGGGTGGAGGGCCACAGTGACGGGGAACGTGACCATCCGCATCCTCATCGTCGATGATATCCCTGAAAGCCGGGACAACATCGAACGTCTCTTGAATTTCGAACCCGACTTTCGCGTCGTCGGCAAGGCGGGACGAGGCGAGGACGGTATCGAGCAAGCTCTGCGCTTGCAACCGCATGTGGTCCTGCTTGACCAGACGCTACCGGATCGTGACGGCCTCGAGGTTGCTGCCGCGATCACGGCACGCGCTCCCGGTATTGGGATCATCTTGCTGGGCCTGGCTCAGAACCCCGATATGCTACGACGGGCGATGGCGGCCGGTGCGCGGGAATATCTCACGAAGCCATTCAGTTACGAGGAACTCGTCGAGGCAGTTCGCCGTGTGGGACGGTTGGCGAATCCTCACGTCACTGTTATGAACGGTGCCGTCGCCTCTCACCCCCCAGTGGCCATGAGCAATCCACCGTTGCCTGGTCGGTCGGGGGAAGTCGTTGTCGTGCTCGGCAGCAAAGGGGGGATCGGGCGGACCTTTCTCGCGACCAACCTCGCGATCGTTCTCGGTTGTCACCTGGAACGCGACGTGGTGCTCGTCGATGCCGACGTCATGCGGGGTGACGTCGCTGTCCTTCTCAACCTGCCACCGCAGCGTACCTGGACCGATGTCTCCCGTTTACCGGCCGGGATGGTAGACAGCGAGATCATACGCGAACTGCTCACGCGTCATGCCAGTGGCATACGGGTGCTGCTGGCACCAGCGAGCCTGGAAGAGGCCGAGCACGTTCAGCCGTCGCGCGTGCAAGAGACCCTGCACGAGTTACGACGCATCGCCGATTTCGTCGTCGTGGATACTCGTGGTGGTTACGATGACATCACACTGGCTTGTGCGGATGCGGCGACAACGCTGGTGTGGGTGCTTTCGCTGGAGATGACCGCGATCAAGGATACGAAGCTGTTTCTCGAGCTCGCGGCACGGCTGGGGTATCAAGAGAAGCGGCAATTTTTCGTCTTGAATCACATTAGCCCGGCAGGTGGACTGACTCCTGACGAAGTCGAAGAGACATTACGCGTGCCGATTCCGGCTCGTATTCCGTCCGACCCTGCAGCTGTTGTGCGCAGTATCAACGAGGGGAGCCCCTTGGCCTGGAACAACCGGCAGCACCGCATCGTGGCGGAACTGGAGCGGCTCGCTCTGCTGATGCTAGAGGAGCGAGAAGAGAGCACGCGAGAACCTGTCCGTCGACGACGTTTCGCCTTGCCGCGCTTCCGCAACGGTTCCACACGGTAATGCGGAGGGGGTGAAGCATGTCGCTTCTCCGCCGACTGGGTTCAACGAACGAGACCGGTCCGCTCGCGAACGATCTGGCTTCGTCGCCAGCGGACAACAAGGGCGAGAACACTGGGCTCGGGACGCCGCAGCTCTCGCAGACGCTCAAGCGACCGGCACTCCG from the Thermomicrobium sp. 4228-Ro genome contains:
- a CDS encoding AAA family ATPase codes for the protein MTGNVTIRILIVDDIPESRDNIERLLNFEPDFRVVGKAGRGEDGIEQALRLQPHVVLLDQTLPDRDGLEVAAAITARAPGIGIILLGLAQNPDMLRRAMAAGAREYLTKPFSYEELVEAVRRVGRLANPHVTVMNGAVASHPPVAMSNPPLPGRSGEVVVVLGSKGGIGRTFLATNLAIVLGCHLERDVVLVDADVMRGDVAVLLNLPPQRTWTDVSRLPAGMVDSEIIRELLTRHASGIRVLLAPASLEEAEHVQPSRVQETLHELRRIADFVVVDTRGGYDDITLACADAATTLVWVLSLEMTAIKDTKLFLELAARLGYQEKRQFFVLNHISPAGGLTPDEVEETLRVPIPARIPSDPAAVVRSINEGSPLAWNNRQHRIVAELERLALLMLEEREESTREPVRRRRFALPRFRNGSTR